The genomic window GAAAAACCCCAGAAGACAAAAATTATACGCCAGTCAGTCATCACCGCCCTTACGGTTAGTATTGGTTTTCTTGCCCTCGGCAAGTTTGTTTTTTCCGTATTGGGGATTGAAATATACGATTTTAAACTGGCCGGCGGACTTCTGTTACTGGTATTCGCCATCAATGATCTGCTCTTCGCAGAAAAAGGAAAACGAACCATCGCCTCAACCATAGGAGTCGTTCCCTTAGGTATTCCCCTTGTGGTCGGCCCTGCTGTTCTGACCACGACTATTGTGGCGGTGGACACCTATGGTTATATCCCTACGGTAACTTCTCTCGTCGTGAATCTTATCCTCGTGTGGCTTGTGTTTCAGAAATCGGATTTTATTTACCGGCTTATGGGCGACGGCGGCTCCAAGGCCTTTGCCAAGGTTGCATCCCTGTTACTTGCAGCCATTGCGGTAATGATGATCCGGCGGGGATTCATGGATGTGCTGTTCTATCTTAAATACCCCTCCTGACAACATATATTCGTCTTCATGGCCTTCAGACCGATAACCATTAAAAAAGGACTTAAAATCTTTATCGGATTAACCGTCCTGGCTATTTGTCTTTTACTCGTTTTTACCTCGGACATAAAGACACTCCAAACCCTCAAGCTGATTGATCACCGATTTCTCCTGCTTTCACTGACACTGATCTGTCTGTCATGGTTTTTTGATGTACTACGGTTCAGGGTATTGACAAAAATTGCAGGCACAAAGACCCCTTTTCTGTACGGGACAAAGGCTCTTCTGTCTTATACGTTTGTTTCAAATATAACCCCTTCCTCTGCCGGCGGTGAAACGGTACTGATTTATTTACTGAATCAAAGCGGGGTTGCTTTGGGAAAAGCGACCGCTATTATCTTTTTGCGCACCATAATCACCATGATATTTTTTGCCATAGGCGGACTACTCACCATTTATTTTTATTATGATCTCTTGTCGAATGCCAGTTTGAAGATACTCTTTCATTATGTGGCCATCTTCCTGGCAATAACTGTTATCGTCATTATTTACCTCCTTTTTGCGCCTCTTTCCGCAAGAAAGGGCTTGAATTTCCTATTTCTGTATTTCGAAAAAATTACCTTTTTCAAAAAGAACTTTTCCTGGTTGAGACACCGTCTTTTTCGGGTAGTCAATGATTTTAAATCCAGCCTTAAAGAAGTTGTTCAGGAAGAACGATGGCGATTGCTGCTCGTCATTTTTTATACTGTCTTGATGATCGCCGCGCAAT from Candidatus Brocadia sp. includes these protein-coding regions:
- a CDS encoding MarC family protein, whose protein sequence is MKELSFLRIEHWHNFLLAFIPLFIAIDVIGVLPIFMSLVEGIEKPQKTKIIRQSVITALTVSIGFLALGKFVFSVLGIEIYDFKLAGGLLLLVFAINDLLFAEKGKRTIASTIGVVPLGIPLVVGPAVLTTTIVAVDTYGYIPTVTSLVVNLILVWLVFQKSDFIYRLMGDGGSKAFAKVASLLLAAIAVMMIRRGFMDVLFYLKYPS
- a CDS encoding flippase-like domain-containing protein, which produces MAFRPITIKKGLKIFIGLTVLAICLLLVFTSDIKTLQTLKLIDHRFLLLSLTLICLSWFFDVLRFRVLTKIAGTKTPFLYGTKALLSYTFVSNITPSSAGGETVLIYLLNQSGVALGKATAIIFLRTIITMIFFAIGGLLTIYFYYDLLSNASLKILFHYVAIFLAITVIVIIYLLFAPLSARKGLNFLFLYFEKITFFKKNFSWLRHRLFRVVNDFKSSLKEVVQEERWRLLLVIFYTVLMIAAQFLVAPLLLAGLGCKVNVMNTVRIQFVLNFLLYYMPTPGGSGASEGVGYALFSPLVPSSTIGVFLVLWKFLTMYVWTVIGGIIIAKTIGMKHLEELSKNRETFHQNEKKN